Below is a genomic region from Eupeodes corollae chromosome 1, idEupCoro1.1, whole genome shotgun sequence.
agtgatttttttttaaatttatttattttaaattaatatattttatttattattgtggccggttgttttttaattaatttaataattatttcggGCGATTTGacgtgatttttattttaataatatgtgtATATTTAGTATATTAAAATATGCATATGCCTTTTCGGGACTGTACCCCCTCTTTTTGCTAAGGAAAGTACATAAGCCGCGACCGAGTTGCATTATGTTTTAGTGCTTTATGCAACGGTTCTTTAAGTTTCTATGTGCAATGAGTGATTCAAAGTAAATTATGTAATTTGTGGTATGAAATATTTGTGCGTGGTGAAATTCATGTAAATATTAGTGAcgtaattaattgattttgtgttatttttatttatttggaatttaTATTAGATTTTGACATCGcgagttaaaattgaatttatatgttCAATGGTGGTATTcgtgttatttgaattttttttgtgaacatttattgtttgtattttgtattttaattagtGCATTGATGCAGCTAgtgttttttgcattttaaattaagtatacTTTGTGGTAgtactttaattatttatttaaattttaataattgtatgtaatgtaccttaaatgttaataaataaatgttgaataaattttatctGTGTCTTAGTTTCTAAATGTTGGACAAAGCTGTTAGTTATTTGCAGTggccattttaaattatttatttatttgttgcattttctttaaagttcgattgtaagaataaatttgattttgaaatatttgttttgaatttcgatgaaataaaaattaaattttgaaattaatttggtgttttattttatattctcattttaaatttatatattttttgttccatgattttaattgtatatgatatgtttgtaaaattttggagttttaataaatgtttataagaaatcaaactgtggtttatttaatttttacaattttatattttaagttttgaaaacatttcacACAACGCTGAAGCAATGGTTTTATTAATCAATTAAGgatttcattaattatttgtatgtatgcattgttttattttattagatttgaatatttttattttatttttgaaatttattttcgattgaaataatttgtgtaGTAATTTGATTGTTATTTTGAACGATGATGAAATGATTGAGTTTTAAACGATGGTTTGTTGTTCAAGTGTTACCTTCGATGGCAAGCGAAAAATTTTTGCGATGGGCCGTTTTATTATTCCGCATTTGGTTTTCACTGTGACAACATGGATTAATCCATCTGATCCCGGATGAGTTTCGTGAACGAGAGCTAGATTCCAATGAATCGGTGGAGATCTTTCATCTTTGATCAGAACGATATCtccaattttgatattttcttagaCTTTCATCCACTTCGGATGCTGTTGAAGCCTGGATCAGTATTTGGAACTCCATTTACTCCAAAATGTCTCTATTAACGCTTGGATTCGCTTCCATCTATCCATATACGTGATGTTGATGTCAATTTCACCTTGCCGATTGAAAAATGTGCTGGGGTTAACACATCTAAATTATCAATGCTATCGGAAAAAGGACACAAAGGTCTCGAATTCAAGCACGCTTCTATTTGAGTTTGAAGTGTTGTGAGCTCTTCAAAAGTTAATCTCTCTGTTCCAACGATCCGTTTTAAATGGTACTTGACCGACTTCACATCAGCTTTCCGCAATCCACCGAAGTGAGGAGAAGCGGGAGGAATAAAATGCCACTCCGTACCTTGATTTGCAAGGTTTTCCACGATTTCCTTAAAATCATGTTGTGcaacttttaacattttgtttagttCAGTATTTGCTCCAACAAAGTTGGTACCACAATCAGTATGGATTTGTTTGCAAATTCCACGTCTGGCAGTCAATCTTCTAAATGCTGAAAAAATGCTTGTGTTGTCAAGTCTGAAACGACTTCTAAATGTAAAGCTTTGGTTGTAAGGCATATAAAGACAGCGAAATATCCTTTCAGAATTTTACTGCCACGTGCCTTCCAGGCTTTGATTTCGACGGGTCATGCGTAGTCTACGCCAGTGTGACAAAATGGTCTGGCCATACGAACTCTTGCAGCTGGTAAATTTCCCATCAATTCCTGCAACTCTTCAGCCTTTTGCCTATAACAAGTCGTGCAATGATGTAGTTGGTACTTCACACTTCTTCGAATTTGGGCGAGGAAACGTGATCGTCCGCTTGCTCGGAGCAATCTTCGTCTTTGCTAGAAGTATGTTATTTTGGATAGCTCTTTTGTTATCTAATACTCGCACATAAACCACCACTCCATATGCTTTGGTTGAAGCGTCACAAAAGCCATGCAACTCGATTGCTTTATTTGATGGGCTCATTAGATTCCATCGCGCAATTCTCACATTTTCAATTTGGGAGTTCTAGCTGAAAAGCTCTCCAACTCTTTTTGATTTGGACTGGAACTTCCTCATCCCAGTCACATCCACGATCCCAGAGCTTTTGCATAATCTGCAGTGATTATGCACGGTGAAATCCATTCAAGTGAATCGAAAAGCTTAACGACGGTCAATAAAATAGTTCTTTTCGTTGTCGTTTCATTTGTTTCCTGTgcatttatatatgaaaataaatcgCAGCTAGAACAACATTTGATACCAAGAGTTTTGACGTGATTGGACAGATCAAAAGGAAGCTCGAAATCATATTCCCGATCTTGCATTGATATATCTTCAATCAAGTCTCTATGATTGGCTGTCCACTTTCGTAGATTAAACCTGCTGACGATAAAAGTTCTCTTGCTTTATCTCGTTTTCTTCtcgcttcttaaaaaaaatctgcaCCGCTAATCAAATCATCAACATACATATCTTCTCGCACCACCTTCGCCCCAGCAGGATACTTATCCTGATCATCTTGGCCCAAACGTTGTAGGGTTTTTATAGCTAAATAAGAAGCACTTGATGTAccaattcctgacaacagtactcgcacacaagaatggttgagagttgtaagtcactaggccctggttcacaacggactgttgcgccacccaatttgatttttgatttgatttgatgtaCCAAACGTTACAGTCTTGAGCTTGTAAAGCTCCAAAGGTTCTGTTCGGTTTTCTCCCCACATAATGATTTGGAAAGAGGAATCTGGATGACTTACCAAAATTTGTCGGTACATCTTTTCTATGTCGGCCGTAAAAGTATATCGGTGTGTTCGCCATTGTATGACAAGTTCTATAATTGATGTTTGTAGTTTTGGACCAACCAGAAGATAATCATTGAGGGATTTTCCATTTGAATCTTTTGAAATAGCATCAAAAACAATTGGAGTCTTCGTAGTTGTGCTTGATTCCTTAATCACAGCATGATGTGGTAAGATAAAGTGGTTTGGTGTGTTTAGTATCTCATCATCGCTACTGATCTGCTCCATGTGATGGAATGTCTCATAttcttgaaaacattttatgtaGTCAGCTCGAAGAGTTGAGTTAGCTTCAAGCTTTTTTTCAAGATGAAGAAAGCGTCGATATACCATCTGTACACTGATGTATATTAAAACAAGTACTTTCCATATTTACAATAATGTTTATTCATCTAGAGTTCAAGATAGACTGAGAAGCAGAGATCAGCTAGCCACAAGTCGAACTTAATATTAAtacattaatatattatataattatagTTGTTATATAAAAGTGCATGTATATGCAATATACATTACATATATTCCAATACATCATCTCCTTCCTTTAATTCAATACTCATAACTAaatgttcaattcaattttcaagtAAACATAATGTacttaaaataaagattaataattcatttttaaattacttagatataaatattatgttatAGTAAacaacctaaaataaaaacaaattcactatTATATAATATGAATTATGTACCTATGTTACTTCTTAAGTTGGTCTATAGAAGTCTGGCCTTTTGATATTGCGTCCAAATCTAGTAGTGTATGGTGTTTCTTTTACATTTCGCTGctcattgatattttttgtttcgttacCTCGTTCATTGACCTTTAGTGGTGAAGAAGTGGACTCGGACACATTTATAGGAACATTGGTATTCTTGCTATTGTCTAGAGAAATAGGTTCATTAGTTGTTAATATCTGTGGAGCATTGGCTGACTTTCTTAAATGAACTGTACTTCGTCGAATGACATTATTATTTTCGTTTCGAATCCAATTTGAGCGAGGTGTTTCATGTTGTGACACTACTTTTGCAGGCTCCCATTTTTTGTTGTGAAGATACACCACATTATCATCCTCTTTCAGCACAAGATCTTTTCTCGGTTGTTTAACATTTGTCATGCGGTCCTGTTTGGTCTTCAAATGTAATTGTAAATCTTTGGGTATCTTTTGAGCTAACTGTTTGGTGTTTATAGGCAACTTAGTTCTTAGCTTTCGAGACATAAGCATTTCTGCAGGAGAATAACCTATACCTGGGATTGGGGTTGTACGATAGTTTAATAAAGCTAGATCTAAATCCTGAACTTGGTTTGATTTTCTTAGCATCATCTTAGTTATATGAACAGCTTTTTCCGCCATACCATTGGCCTGTGGGTACCTTGGGCTGgtacatttaaaatcaaaattcatttcatttgcaaattttttcataGAATATGAATTAAAAGGCTGATTGTCAGCTATAATTAGCTTTGGAATTCCAtgcattgaaaaaatgtttgttaaaagttttatcattGTATTTGCTGTTTTATCCCGAGCTGGATGTAATTCTTtccatttagaaaaataatctaTTGCTACGAGATAATATCGACCCCCATACTCTAAAATATCAACACCTATTTTTTGGAAAGGTAGTTCAGGTATAGGGCTATGGTtcagtttatgttttttgttttgtgaccTATTCTTTTCGCAAATTTTACACtgtgaaatataattttcaatgtCTTTATACATTTGTGGCCAATACATAATTTGCTTAGCTCGCATAATCGTTTTTGTTAAACCCAAATGTGACTCATGAAGTAAATGCAACATTTGGTTTATTAGATTTGTAGGcggtctttaaaaaaaactaaatcatcTTCTACGTAGAGCTTATCTTTAATTTGCCAAAAAGGCTTTAAATCATTGTCAAGTTTGTCTTTTGATATAGGCCAACCACTTATATAAATGTTTGTTAGTCGTTTtagaataaaatcttttttagtttcctcttgaaataaatgttttttagaaTCACTCATATTAATCGTGTGAACAAGGTCTCTCAATGATTTATCAGTATCAACAGTCTTATCAACCATTGAATTTCGTGAAAGTAGGTCCGCTACATGTAAAAATTTCCCTGGGACATACCGAAAATCTAGCTCATATCTAGCtagttttaatttcattctttgTAACTGTTGGAACTCAAATCAtcataaattactttatttttgaattaaattttgaataattaacttactcttaaattgaataaattctactacttttattacatttatttttgaatttggcgCTTCATTTATACCATTCGCCATAATAACTTATTGTTGAATTCgccttaaaaatgttacttaaaaataacgtaatttctctctctaaaaatctgcaataaaatgtatgtataaatagaagctttcaactttaataaaatcTCTTTTCTTGTTCAAAAACCCTTAAGGGAAAAATCGCTGCATTTTTCATTTCGTCGTTCGCTACAAGTTTATAGTTTCGCTTTTATAGTATATCGGCTATAATatagtaatttaaaagttataggATCTAAAGTAATTTCGCTTAATTTATCTCAACCAGGATCTACCTATCTTTTTCATAGAAAAGACAAAATAGAGTTCCCAGGTTGACGGTCAAGGTTGTTTGATCGTACATttttggcgcccaacgtggggcgCACATTCGACATACAAAAAAGACCATTAACTTGCTATTACCTAAATCTTCAAATGTACATTATATATATATCtaaactatatacatacataaaatatattctaactatatttaaataaaactatgaaCAACATATCctgctttataaataaatttcataaataaatatttaaatataaaactacaTAAACTAAATAACATATATCGAACATAAATTCATTCGCTAACCATAATCAGCATCCGCATAATTTATGGTGCTTTCATcacgtaaaaattgataaaatccaCAAAAGTGTAATTACGATCCACTTTTGGgcgaaacacacacacacattcacacaatattaaaaagctttcgtttccaacatattttcgaaaactaacCCATTGACGCACTCACCACACCATTGCATAATATCGTTTCGCTCTATTCGCTCGTTCTCTCGTTACTTACAATCCACAAATAGGATCCATAGTATACACACCTGATTTCGATTTCAGTGCACAGATCAACATTTCGGCACACAACATCATTGATTTCATTTATCGCTTTGCTCTATTCGCTCGTACTCTCTTATCGTAGCCACATAACATCTCCATGGTATACACACCTGATTCGATTTCAACTTGATATCAGTGCATCGATCTTCATTTCGCCAATACATCATCACCCAGGTCGTCAACgttgtcatcatcgtcatcatcgccatcatcgtcgtcgtcggggGAGATTTTTGCTTCATGATCAATTCACTGATAGAGCTTTTTTGAATAGCATTTTTTTGTCGTTGAAATGCATTAAACAACTTTTGCCTTTTCGTAGGTTTAACCTTCAATgctttgaaaagaaattcttaGTACAGAATAAATTCGCTTGttaaaattggattttggaTTAATCTCAATTCTCACAATCTATCTTTGAATTCAACTCGCCGTGAGATTTTATTTGTTGGGACAGTTTTTTGTTGGGAAATTTTATTCTTTACAACAGGGTTGCCACCTagcatttttgatttgttgaataaatttaattgaattttcaataaattataatcgtttttgtttttactgtcGCTGTTTAAAgaataatagaaaattaaaaatctaaaatggcTGAACCAACACTTGatgaattaaaacaacaacgagCTTCTACTAAAGGAAGTATATCTCGGATAAAGAATATCGTGGAATCCAATTCTAACGCCCTAACTTCAACTGAACTTGAATGTCGTCTAGGAATTTTGGAGtcgtattttaaacaaatattagcaTATCAAACCAAAATAGAAGTTTTATTACCAACAGATACTAGTAGAGGTGAAATAGAAGATTTGTACATCAccgcaaaaactaaaattctttCGCTTTTGGGTACTGGTAGACGAAGTAGTATCGCAGACATGACAGTTTCTACTGTCCCACATACAATTAGTCATCTTCCAAAACAACGTTTACCAAAGTTTAGTGGAAGATATTCAGactataaaaattttataaattcgtaCAACAATTTGGTAGAAAATGATTTAAGtttgacaaaaatagaaaaatttaattacttgCTTTCTTGTTTGAGTGATCAAGCTCTTGGCACAGTTAAGGCTTTTCAAGTCACGGAAGCCAATTATCCCAAGGCACTTCTTAGTTTGAAAGAGCGCTATGATAATGATTGCCTCATTTTCTTAGAATATATCTCACAGCTGATCGAATTACCTAAGGTTCAAAAAGCTTCTTCTGTTTCTCTACGGAGCTTGGTAGACAATATTTCGGCGTTGATTACTTTCTATAGGATCGCATGAGAATATTTGTAACGCAATAATAATTCATATTGCGATGTCGAAGGTTGACACAGATACA
It encodes:
- the LOC129944394 gene encoding uncharacterized protein LOC129944394 translates to MAEPTLDELKQQRASTKGSISRIKNIVESNSNALTSTELECRLGILESYFKQILAYQTKIEVLLPTDTSRGEIEDLYITAKTKILSLLGTGRRSSIADMTVSTVPHTISHLPKQRLPKFSGRYSDYKNFINSYNNLVENDLSLTKIEKFNYLLSCLSDQALGTVKAFQVTEANYPKALLSLKERYDNDCLIFLEYISQLIELPKVQKASSVSLRSLVDNISALITFYRIA